Genomic window (Blastocatellia bacterium):
GAGCGCGAAGCCATCGCCGCGTGTCGCGGGACGAGCGAAGCGGTGATCGCGCTCGGCGGCGGCGCTTATGTAGACGAAGCGAATCGGGCGCTGCTGCGTGAGATGGGTGTCACCGTCTGGCTCGATTGCCCGCTGGAAATTTGCTTGAGTCGAATCAGCGGCGATGCCGCCCGTCCGCTGCTGCGCAGCCGCGAAGAGATGGCCGAGCTGTTTGCCGAAAGGCGACAGGCGTATGCGCTGGCTGATTGGATTGTCGAAACCGGCGACCGTTCGCCCGCTGAGCTGGTTGCCGAAATCATCGCATTGCTCAGTTTGGGATGATGCCTTACGGGCGAGATTTCGATAAACGGATTCCGGCTCCCGCCTATTCAACCTTTTCCAAAACACAGCGCGGCTCAACCAGGATCGTTTTGAAGGACGATAGGCGCACCAGTCCGGGCTTGGCGCGCGGCGGCTTGGTGACGAACTTGCGCTGGGTGTAATGGACAGCCGCTTTGGCTTCGCGTTTGGCCTGCGAATAGAAGGCGGCGACCTCGGCGGCTTCACTGATGCTGCGCTGCGGCACCTCGCCACGCGAAGGGTTGCGAATGACGACATGCGAGCCGGGATAGTCGGCAGCGTGCATCCAGATGTCTGTTGGACGGGCGACCCGAAAAGTCAGCTCGTCGTTTTCACGGTCGCTCTTGCCGACCAGAACTTCAAAGCCATCGGTTGTGCGGAACCGTCGGCCCGTTGCTCCGCCTTTCTTCTTCGCCTTCCTTTCAACCTCAGGCTTGGTTTTGCGCTTGATGCCAAGCGCGCGCTCTGCCGCGGCGCGAGTCTGACCAGTCTGCTCGGCGCTCGCGGCGGGCTCAAGCGATGCGAGCAGTTGTTTCAAGGGCGCGAGCCGCGCCGCGAGTTGCTGCTCGCGTTCATTGATCGCCGTCAGTGCCCGCTGCGCTTTTTGGTAGCGCGCGAAGTAACTGGCCGCCGTCTGTTGCAATGGCTTATTCTCGGCGACTTCGATTTCAATCTCCGGCTGGTCGGGATCATAGAAATCAATGACGCGCGCGATTGATCCGCTGACGCGCGCGGTCGCCAGGTTCGCCAATAACAGATCACCGAATCGCTTCATGCGCTCAGGCGCTTCATAGCGGGCGCGGTCGCCGCGGATGGCGGCAAGCGTCGTCTCCTGTCGCTTGATGGCTTGCGTCAGCATCTGTCGCGTCTGGTTATATTCATTGCGCAGCTCGGCCTGCCGCTCGCGCAGGACCGCGAATGCTTCAGCGGCCTCTGACAGGGTTGGGAATTCTTGGCGTGCGAATCCTTCGGCCTGAGCCAAAGGGATATGCGACAGCAACAGATCGGTCTTGAGGTTGATCAAGCGACCTTCGGATTCGGCAAGCGACAGGCGCGAATAGACGAGTGGCTGTGGCGGGCGTTTGAAAAGGTCATCCAGCAGCGAGCGCATCGCCGTGGCGGGCGTTGCGCTGCGGCAGCGAGCCGCGAATTCTCTCTTCAGTTGTGGCCCAAAGAGCGCCGCATTCGCAAAAAACTTTTCTTCAATCTCGGCCTGTGCCATCGCTTCATGCAGATCACCGACAAGCGTCGCCGGATCGAAATCACCAGAATTTTTGCCTGGCCTTTCATCGCCCGGTAATTCGCCGCGCTCATCCATCAAGGCCACGAGTCGGCCCTGAGAATCGAACAGGTAAGCATTCGCCGAGCGGCCCGTCAGTGCCAGTACCAGTCGCACACGCCCGCGGTCTCCGCTCAGATCAAATTTTTCAAGCTCAAGGTCAACGACGCGATCCAGGGGCGGCTTGCGGATGGAAACGATTTGCGCGCCCGCGACTTGCTTCCTTAGATGCGCAGCAAATGGGGATGAGCTATTGGAATCGCCGGCAGGTTGTTTGGGTGGGCGGCCTGAGAGAAATAGCGCCGGATCAGTGCGGTCGAGAGAAACGAAAAGCGCCCTCTCTTCTGAAGGGCGCAACTCGAATCGCAGCTTTGTTCCCGCCGCCCAGACTCTGCCGAGGCTCCGTCCGCTTAACTGCTGACGTAGCTCGTTGACCAGCGCCGAGAGAAAGAAATTCTCCATAGCGCCATCATACTTGATTGGTTGTCTGCGCGGAATGATACCCGCGGCGCCAGCGCTGAGCCCGCGCTACAGGGCGTTGATGACCTGGAAAGAATTTAGAAGTCGCTGATGACGCGCGTGCTGGCGATGTAATCTTGCCAGCCTCGGCGTTGCGGACTGAAAGCGCCCCACAGCAAGCCGATGCCGGCGGGCGCGGCGGCAATAAAGCAGCCGGCAGTGCGGAGAATAGCGCGCGGCGCGCTCACCGGCTCAGCCGTCAGGTTGTCAACCAGACGCGTGTTCGTCAGCATCATCCCGAATGTCCGCCCGCAAAGCGATTGCGTCAGCGCCAGATAAAAGAAGCCGATCATCAGCGTGATGACGATACTGGCAGAACGCGTCTGCGACAGCCCGAAGTTACCATTGTACAGGCCGATCAGGGCGAGGAAGGGAAGCGCGCTCAGGGCGATGGCGGCCAGATCGACCAGGCCCATGAAGAGATGGATCAAGGGCGACGATTTGGCATCGCGGTGCAACTCGGCGTTCAGCGCGCGATCCACCTTGCGGATTTCAGCTTCGAGATAATCGAGTGGCTCAATCTCGTCTATGGTGATGGCGTT
Coding sequences:
- a CDS encoding shikimate kinase, translating into MRSSLIFLVGFMGAGKTTVGQVLAEALGWRFADLDKAIERREGQMIREIFEARGEAMFRQLEREAIAACRGTSEAVIALGGGAYVDEANRALLREMGVTVWLDCPLEICLSRISGDAARPLLRSREEMAELFAERRQAYALADWIVETGDRSPAELVAEIIALLSLG
- a CDS encoding NFACT family protein, encoding MENFFLSALVNELRQQLSGRSLGRVWAAGTKLRFELRPSEERALFVSLDRTDPALFLSGRPPKQPAGDSNSSSPFAAHLRKQVAGAQIVSIRKPPLDRVVDLELEKFDLSGDRGRVRLVLALTGRSANAYLFDSQGRLVALMDERGELPGDERPGKNSGDFDPATLVGDLHEAMAQAEIEEKFFANAALFGPQLKREFAARCRSATPATAMRSLLDDLFKRPPQPLVYSRLSLAESEGRLINLKTDLLLSHIPLAQAEGFARQEFPTLSEAAEAFAVLRERQAELRNEYNQTRQMLTQAIKRQETTLAAIRGDRARYEAPERMKRFGDLLLANLATARVSGSIARVIDFYDPDQPEIEIEVAENKPLQQTAASYFARYQKAQRALTAINEREQQLAARLAPLKQLLASLEPAASAEQTGQTRAAAERALGIKRKTKPEVERKAKKKGGATGRRFRTTDGFEVLVGKSDRENDELTFRVARPTDIWMHAADYPGSHVVIRNPSRGEVPQRSISEAAEVAAFYSQAKREAKAAVHYTQRKFVTKPPRAKPGLVRLSSFKTILVEPRCVLEKVE